Below is a genomic region from Brassica oleracea var. oleracea cultivar TO1000 chromosome C9, BOL, whole genome shotgun sequence.
GACTCTATTTGTATTTTCTATAAATCAAATGTAGGGGTTACCATTGGTGTGTACGGGCTTGTTTTCACAGGGTTATACTATGGATGCAGGTTATAAATGGAGAACTTGGAAGATCTGAAGCTTATGGCGGAGCAGTGGACGAATCAAGGACTTGAGTATCTTCAGAAGATACCACCGTTTCAGCTCTATGCTGCTATTGGTCTTCTGTTGCTGACAACCGTTTTGCTCCTATCATGTATGTAGAGCAGCATAGCAGAAACCACATTGTTCATTCTCTTGTTCATTGTTAGACTTAGGCTGTTAGTTTTGAAATTTATGCAACCATCTTGATAACTACACAGTTTTTCTTGCTTCTGTTCCAATATATATATTTTTTTTTTTGAATTGAATGTTAAATTTAATTCAAAAAGAAAAAGTTCTTTGCTAAACTTGATGGGTTATGCAGTTCGTTTGGTGAGACGTACCAAATCAAACACCGTACTCCTTTCTGGGCTCAGCGGAAGTGGAAAGACTGTGCTTTTCTATCAAGTGAGTACTTTGGCTTCACGTTCCTATCTTCATATGGAAATTTAGTTTTTTTTTTTTTTTTTTTTTTCCCCTTAAGAGTCACTTATCTCCCAAGTCAGCGTAAATGACTAGGTGATTGTTGGACAGTTATAACATGATGAATGTTTTGATTAATGGCAGCTCCGAGATGGATCATCACATCAGGGCTCTGTGACATCAATGGAACCGAATGAAGGCACTTTCGTTTTTCACTTTGAACACGCTAAGGTGAAGATTCTCACTTTGGCCTGTTTCTAAACAACGCTTATGCAGTTGATTTTGATGTATGTATTGACACATTACACAATCCACGTCCCGTGGATGACAGAAAGGAAAAATCAAGCCTGTTCATCTTGTTGACGTTCCTGGGCACTCTCGTCTTCGACCCAAGCTAGAAGAATTTTTGCCTCAAGCAGCTGCGATTGTATTTGTAGTGGACGCCTTGGAGTTCCTCCCTAACTGTCGTGCAGCTTCAGAGTATTTTTTCAAACGCTTTTTTCTCTCTTATCTTTCTTTCTCTTGGAAGCACGATCTTAACACATGAGGCCTTGCGATGGTTTTGTATGGTGATAGGTACCTATACGACATTTTGACCAATGCCAACGTTGTCAAGAAGAAGATACCAGTCCTCCTTTGCTGTAACAAGACAGATAAACTCACTGCGCACACCAAGGAGTTCATCAAGAAGCAGATGGAGAAAGAAATGTAATAGTTTTTCAACTTTCTTAACAAACCAATCTTATATATAATCCTATCTTCCCCCGGAAAGCAAATCATTACTTGTTTATGACCTTTTTGTTGTTGTTGCAGTGAGAAACTGAGGGCTTCAAGAAGTGCAGTATCAACAGCTGATATAGCCAATGACTACACCATCGGAATCGAAGGAGAAGTGTTCTCCTTCTCGCATTGCTGTAACAGAGTCACTGTCGCTGAAGCATCTGGACTCATCGGAGAAACTGTTCAGGTCCAAGACTTCATTCGAGAGTACATCAAGCCTTGAGAGCCAAAACATGTACATCCGTAGATTAAATCTTATCATAAGATGTCTTATGCTTTGGTCTGTAGCTTTGCTTTGAATTTAGAGATCTTTTGTACATTAGTTATTGTCGGAGATTAGTAGCTATATTTTATCAATTAGATAATTTGATTTCAAATCAGAATGATCTTAAGAAAAAATTTGAATGACAACCTGTTCGTCAGAAAGAAAAAGGAATCGTTCTACTACTGATAGGCGATGATGCATGTTGCGTAGGCATGCACATATTTAACTGAAATCGAATTTCGTAATTACCTGAATACTCAAATTATTCAGATTCTTTTATCCAAAATCTTTAAAAACTATCTGTCTTACGATACTTTTATCCAAATAACAAGAATTATCCGATATTTAACCTAAAGAAAATTTTAGAACGATTTAACAATTATTTGATTGAAAACTTTAAATAATTGTTCTTGTTTGTTTGGTTCTTGAATTGAAATCACTTAACTACCTTGATTGTACTTAGATTAAGCATTACTTGCATTCTCTTGTTTTATGATCACTTAGGATTGGATTGACATCTATCTTTACTACTTTGACATAGGATTGTAAAAAGTCTTTATCATTAAACTACATATCTTTTAACAAAATGATTATAACTTGATGCCTTTTCAATCTACGTTTATTAAATATTTCATTATGCACAAGATTTGTGCTAGATAAGCTTACAACTTATGGTCCAAAACCTCGGAATCAACGAGTACGGTAACAAAAATGTATCTACCATCAAAGAAGCCATGGCTTGTCAAGCTGAGTTTCAAACCTCGGAATCAACGAGCACAGTAACAAAAATGTATCTACCATCAAAGAAACCATGGCTTGTCAAGCTGAGTTTCATGTTCCAGATCTAGACTGCTTGAGACTCGTCGTAGACATCCTGATCATTGCTGAGGATAAAAACTATCTTACTTGCATAGAAGGGTTCCCAAACACCTACTTGATGCTAGCTGAGTCTAAAAATCCAAATCATGAGCTTCATGTGAGAGCAAAAGCTACATGGAATTTGCTTATCAGGTTTCACTTTATTATTATGTTGTTGTGTTAATATGATTTGTGAAACTTGTTGCTTTGCTCTCATGATCATCTCTTATCATGTTGTAGAGTGGAGCTTGAAGTAGAGTATCGAAAGGGACTTGGAGGAGACTAGGAGAGTTTGATATTTAATGCTTAGAACTTTGATTTTTTTATTTTATGCTTAGAACTTTGAGTTTTTAATTTCAGCATTTGAAGAATGATTCTATGATAATATATGAACCGTTAGTTTTTAATTATCCCAGTTATTTTTGTATGAATTTACGGAGACTGGTCTTATCACAGAGTTACATAGGAGGAAAAAATGGTGGCGTTCTGGAAACTAAACAGAGCATGGATCACCAATATTATCACTGAGATACTAATATTTATTAACTTGAGAGCGAGAAAGAGATGTCCTTTGAAATAGTTCCTTTTTAGAGAAAGATGATGAACAAAGCTCACAGCATAATAGCTATATTAACTGTTGATTTATTAATATATTTCTTGTTTTGAATCTAATTTCCGATATGGTTTCCGATATGGTGAGCCGTGGGGGAGAAGTCAAGATCAATGGTGAATATCCATTAAAACTTCAAATTATTCAAGATGTTTTATCTATACTATCTAAAATTACTTAGAAAATAGAATCAAACTGAAACTTAATTTGACCATTTTTCCGGATATTAGTCGGTTTCTAACTTTATTATTCAAACCGAGCTGAAATAATGAAATAATTAATTTTTGTAAATAACAAAACAGTTTTAAAATCTCTAGAAACAAAAAAACGAAATTTTTTAAATATTTTGATTGATTTAGAAATCCATGTAGTATTTATAAATCTAAGTAAAATATGCAGATTTTAAAATTTTTTCGGATTAATATTTACAAATCCGGAGGTTTTCCCTCGGATTTGAGTCTTTGTATTTTTAACAAAAAAAATCTAGGCAAATCCATTCAAATCCATTATAAAATCAAATTTATTAGTAAATCCGTACGATTGAATATGATTTGATATAGAATTTATGAATCACTAAACCAATAACACATGATTTTAATACATATTTGAAAATCATAAAACTAATAATACTAGATTTAGTTCGGATTTTCAAATCCGTTAAAATACAACGAGCAATAACCTCTGCTAAGCTGATATTTATCTATTGCTCTTTACCTAACCAATTCGATACGATACGCGCGGGAAGCTTAAATCTGGTTAAGACAAAAAGTCGGTTTATCCCAACCCTGTACTGTGTCTGGTCATTACAATACAATGCTCACGAGAAAATCACGTGTCCTGATGTCTTCGTGAATCAAAAAGCTAAAAAAAGGCATCGCCTTTGCCCTGAGACGAGGAAGATGCACAATCTCTAACATGGCCGGATCCGCCACCAATTTCCGGTGGAAACCACCGCCGCAGCCACAACCTTCACAACAACAAAACATCTCCGATTCAGATTCCGATTCGGGATCTGATTCAGACAGCCACCAGCAGAACCGCCACAACGATCTATCCAACTCCATCTTCAAAGCATACCTCGATTGCCACTCGTCCTCATCTCCCTCCTCCCTCGACCTCTCCAAGATCCAATCTTTCCTCGCCTCCTCCTCCTCCGGCGCCGTCTCGTGCCTGATCTGCCTCGAGCGGATCAAACGCACCGACCCCACCTGGTCCTGCACCTCCTCCTGCTTCGCCGTCTTCCACCTCTTCTGCATCCAAAACTGGGCTCGCCAGTGCTTAGACGTACACGCCGCGTTGGCAGTGACGCGCCCTTCAACAGAAACAGAACCGGTGTGGAACTGTCCGAAATGTAGATCGTCGTATCTTAAGTCAAAAATCCCAAGTCGTTACCTTTGTTACTGCGGGAAGGAGGAGGATCCTCCGGCGGATAACCCCTGGATCTTGCCTCACTCTTGCGGCGAGGTTTGCGAGAGGGGGCTGAGTAACAACTGTGGCCACCGCTGCTTGCTACTGTGTCATCCTGGTCCTTGTGCCTCTTGTCCGAAGCTCGTTAAGTCCAAATGCTTCTGCGGTGGCGTTGAGGACGTTCGTAGATGCGGACACAAGCTCTTCTCCTGCGGAGACGTTTGTGATAAGGTCTTGGATTGTGAGATCCATAGCTGTAGAGAGATTTGCCACGACGGCGAGTGTCCGCCGTGCAGGGAGCGTGCGGTTTATAGGTGTTGTTGCGGGAAGGTGGAGGAGGAGAAGGATTGCTGCGAGAGGGTGTTTAGGTGCGAGGGCTCGTGTGAGAGCAAGCTTAACTGTGGGAAACATGTGTGCGAGAGAGGGTGTCATGGTGGAGAGTGTGGGTTGTGTCCTTATCAGGGGAAGAGGAGCTGTCCGTGTGGGAAGAAGTTTTACCAGGGGCTGTCTTGTGACGTTGCGGCGCCTTTGTGTGGTGGGACTTGTGATAAAGTTCTTGGGTGTGGGTATCATAGGTGTCCGGAGAGGTGTCACCGTGGTGCGTGCCTTGAGACTTGTAGGATTGTGGTGACTAAGTCTTGTAGATGTGGAGGGACGAAGAAACAGGTGAAAGAGAGTTTTTTTTATATTTTATTGGTTTATAGTCAAATTAAATGTTTGATTTAAAGTAGGTTCCTTGCCGGCAAGATGTGGTGTGTGAGAGGAAATGCCAGAGGATGAGAGATTGTGGGAAGCATCCATGTAGACGCCGTTGTTGTGATGGTCAATGTCCACCATGCTCAGAGGTATATATATGCATGAGTATAGTCTAGTGTCATTGTTCACATTTGGATTTTAATGCATTTGTTATAAAATTTTCAGATTTGTGGGAAAAAACTCAAATGCAGAAACCATAAGTGCCAGTCTCCTTGTCACCGGTATGTTCTTAAGTAGCTTCCTAATTTGTGACTAACGTTATGATTGATTAAACGTTGTGTATTGTAAGATATTTAACTCACACACGTGGAGTGACATTACTTGTTGATGTGTTTTCATTGCAGAGGCCAATGTGCTCCTTGTCCAATAATGGTGTCGATATCATGTGCTTGTGGTCAGACGCATTTCGAGGTGAGAATTGGGATTTTTTTAAGTGTATCATTGATACTATAATGAGAGTGTTGATACTTCCATTGTTATTGTGGATCTGTAGAAAGTTCTTTATTTTAGTTGGATGCAACTAGTGAAAGAAGTAGATGTTTATTACACCTAAGAAGCAAGACTATAAGCTTATATTAACTAGAATTCTTCAGAAAAATTATCATGAGGCGTTGTTATAGTCTTTTAGATACTTTCTTGGCTATCTATTTTGTGTGGTTCAGGTACCTTGTGGCACTGAAAATAACCAGAAACCTCCTAGATGCCGTAAACTATGTAATATAACCCCATTATGCAGGCATGGACAAATCCAAAAGGTAGCAGAATAATCAGAATAAGGCTTTTACAAATTTACTTTTTGTAGTTGAATTTTTTTTGGAATTGATGTAATGTATTTATTATGAAGCCACATAAATGCCACTATGGTGCTTGTCCTCCATGTCGACTCCCTTGTGATGAAGAATACCCATGTGGGCACAAATGCAAACTAAGGTTTGTCTTCCTCATCCATTTTTTCTCTCTTAATTTATAATCTTTTCCTTATAAACATTTTTTTTTTTGTGTGCTTCTTATGACATAGGTGTCATGGTCCTAGACCTCCACCAAACCGAGAATTTATCTTAAAACCAACAAAGAAGATGTTGAATGTTCATGTTGAGTCTACACCTGGTTCTCCCTGCCCTCGATGTCCAGAGCTTGTCTGGAGGCCCTGTGTTGGCCACCACCTGGCTGCAGAGAGAATGGTTAGTCTCACTTCTCTTGTTAACTGTGGACTTCGAGTTTTTATTTTATAGTTTTTTTTTTCCAACATTTGATATGTTTTTGTTTTTGTTGGCTTAGATGGTTTGCTCTGACAAGACTCAATTTGCGTGCGATAATCTATGCGGAAACCCTCTTCCATGTGGGAACCATTACTGTTCGTTTACATGTCATCCCTTAGAAATAAGAAGTTCATCATTGGATAAAAGAAGCGAGTCCTGTGAGAAATGTGAACTCCGCTGTCAAAAGGTACTACTTCTGTTATGTGTTAAAAGCTCTTTATGGAGTCAGTTAGTCAGAGGAAAAGACTTTTCATTATCTTTCATACTAAATG
It encodes:
- the LOC106316208 gene encoding signal recognition particle receptor subunit beta-like translates to MENLEDLKLMAEQWTNQGLEYLQKIPPFQLYAAIGLLLLTTVLLLSFRLVRRTKSNTVLLSGLSGSGKTVLFYQLRDGSSHQGSVTSMEPNEGTFVFHFEHAKKGKIKPVHLVDVPGHSRLRPKLEEFLPQAAAIVFVVDALEFLPNCRAASEYLYDILTNANVVKKKIPVLLCCNKTDKLTAHTKEFIKKQMEKEIEKLRASRSAVSTADIANDYTIGIEGEVFSFSHCCNRVTVAEASGLIGETVQVQDFIREYIKP
- the LOC106317856 gene encoding NF-X1-type zinc finger protein NFXL2 — translated: MAGSATNFRWKPPPQPQPSQQQNISDSDSDSGSDSDSHQQNRHNDLSNSIFKAYLDCHSSSSPSSLDLSKIQSFLASSSSGAVSCLICLERIKRTDPTWSCTSSCFAVFHLFCIQNWARQCLDVHAALAVTRPSTETEPVWNCPKCRSSYLKSKIPSRYLCYCGKEEDPPADNPWILPHSCGEVCERGLSNNCGHRCLLLCHPGPCASCPKLVKSKCFCGGVEDVRRCGHKLFSCGDVCDKVLDCEIHSCREICHDGECPPCRERAVYRCCCGKVEEEKDCCERVFRCEGSCESKLNCGKHVCERGCHGGECGLCPYQGKRSCPCGKKFYQGLSCDVAAPLCGGTCDKVLGCGYHRCPERCHRGACLETCRIVVTKSCRCGGTKKQVPCRQDVVCERKCQRMRDCGKHPCRRRCCDGQCPPCSEICGKKLKCRNHKCQSPCHRGQCAPCPIMVSISCACGQTHFEVPCGTENNQKPPRCRKLCNITPLCRHGQIQKPHKCHYGACPPCRLPCDEEYPCGHKCKLRCHGPRPPPNREFILKPTKKMLNVHVESTPGSPCPRCPELVWRPCVGHHLAAERMMVCSDKTQFACDNLCGNPLPCGNHYCSFTCHPLEIRSSSLDKRSESCEKCELRCQKERSPRCQHPCPRRCHPEDCPPCKTLVKRSCHCGAMVHAFECIEYNTLSEKDQSKARSCRGPCHRKLPNCTHLCPEICHPGQCPSPEKCGKKVLVRCKCLTLKKEWLCKDVQAAHRANSSDPKDVVPKNQFGVGLLPCDSNCKTKQQMAESVLQQRNVKEIEAKEEPSGKNATKRRKRRERGQDIKETSRLQKLTAAIKKVVMLVMLIAVLVAVSYYGYKGILWLSDWMNEVEEQRQKSRRYPRI